One segment of Zhihengliuella halotolerans DNA contains the following:
- the aceA gene encoding isocitrate lyase, which yields MSENTASNRTEQLKLEWDANPRWNSTTRDYTAEDVVKLQGTVREEHTLARRGAEKLWNQLTTEAPTGGYTNALGALTGNQAVQQVKAGLRAIYLSGWQVAADANLSGHTYPDQSLYPANSVPQVVRRINNALLRADQIEHAEGISTVEDWLVPIVADAEAGFGGPLNAYELMKSMIGAGASGVHWEDQLASEKKCGHLGGKVLIPTQQHIRTLNAARLAADVAETPSVIIARTDAEAATLITSDVDERDQEFITGERTAEGFYKVRNGIEPCIARAKAYAPYSDLIWMETGTPDLDLARRFAEAVKAEHPDQMLAYNCSPSFNWRKHLDDATIAKFQRELGAMGFTFQFITLAGFHALNHEMFDLAHGYARDGMTAYVDLQEREFASEARGYTATKHQREVGTGYFDAISTALNPEASTLALVGSTEEGQFH from the coding sequence ATGAGTGAGAACACCGCCAGCAACCGCACCGAGCAGCTCAAGCTCGAGTGGGATGCGAATCCCCGCTGGAACTCCACGACCCGCGACTACACGGCCGAGGACGTCGTCAAGCTCCAGGGAACGGTCCGCGAAGAGCACACCCTGGCCCGCCGCGGCGCCGAGAAGCTGTGGAACCAGCTCACCACCGAGGCCCCGACCGGCGGCTACACCAACGCCCTCGGCGCCCTCACCGGCAACCAGGCCGTCCAGCAGGTCAAGGCCGGCCTCCGCGCCATCTACCTCTCCGGCTGGCAGGTCGCCGCCGACGCAAACCTCTCCGGCCACACGTACCCGGACCAGTCGCTCTACCCGGCGAACTCGGTGCCGCAGGTCGTCCGCCGCATCAACAACGCGCTGCTGCGGGCCGACCAGATCGAGCACGCCGAGGGCATCAGCACGGTCGAGGACTGGCTGGTCCCGATCGTCGCCGACGCCGAGGCCGGCTTCGGCGGTCCGCTCAACGCCTACGAGCTCATGAAGTCGATGATCGGCGCGGGCGCCTCCGGTGTTCACTGGGAGGACCAGCTCGCGAGCGAGAAGAAGTGCGGCCACCTCGGCGGCAAGGTGCTCATCCCGACCCAGCAGCACATCCGCACGCTGAATGCGGCCCGCCTCGCGGCCGACGTCGCGGAGACCCCGAGCGTCATCATCGCCCGGACCGACGCGGAGGCTGCCACCCTCATCACCTCCGACGTCGACGAGCGCGACCAGGAGTTCATCACCGGCGAGCGCACGGCCGAGGGCTTCTACAAGGTCCGCAACGGCATCGAACCGTGCATCGCCCGAGCCAAGGCCTACGCCCCCTACTCCGACCTGATCTGGATGGAGACGGGCACACCCGACCTGGACCTGGCGCGGCGCTTCGCCGAGGCCGTCAAGGCCGAGCACCCCGACCAGATGCTCGCCTACAACTGCTCGCCGAGCTTCAACTGGCGCAAGCACCTCGACGACGCGACGATCGCCAAGTTCCAGCGCGAGCTCGGCGCGATGGGCTTCACGTTCCAGTTCATCACCCTGGCCGGCTTCCACGCCCTCAACCACGAGATGTTCGACCTGGCCCACGGCTACGCCCGCGACGGCATGACCGCCTACGTCGACCTCCAGGAGCGCGAGTTCGCTTCCGAGGCCCGCGGCTACACCGCGACCAAGCACCAGCGCGAAGTCGGCACCGGCTACTTCGACGCCATCTCCACGGCGCTCAACCCCGAAGCGTCCACGCTCGCCCTGGTGGGATCCACCGAAGAGGGCCAGTTCCACTGA
- a CDS encoding nucleoside deaminase — protein sequence MSVNTPTGHDYLSMAIDIATTNVHNDGGPFGAVVVAPDGRTFSGVNRVTANNDPTAHAEVVAIRAAASALGTFDLSGSTLYSSCEPCPMCLASSLWARIDRVVFAADRHDAASAGFDDAVFYGYFDPDGDQSLMPVERRRAGPEEHLAPFRAWSDLETRIDY from the coding sequence ATGAGCGTCAACACCCCCACCGGCCACGACTATCTGTCGATGGCCATCGACATCGCCACGACCAACGTCCACAACGACGGCGGTCCGTTCGGCGCCGTCGTCGTCGCCCCCGACGGGCGCACGTTCTCCGGCGTCAACCGGGTCACCGCGAACAACGACCCGACCGCCCACGCCGAAGTGGTGGCCATCCGCGCCGCCGCGAGTGCTCTGGGCACTTTCGACCTGAGCGGCAGCACGCTGTACTCCAGCTGCGAGCCGTGCCCCATGTGCCTCGCGTCCTCGCTCTGGGCGCGGATCGACAGGGTCGTCTTCGCCGCCGACCGCCACGATGCGGCCAGCGCCGGCTTCGACGACGCCGTCTTCTACGGCTACTTCGACCCCGACGGCGACCAGAGCCTCATGCCCGTCGAGCGTCGCAGGGCGGGTCCGGAGGAGCATCTGGCGCCCTTCCGTGCCTGGAGTGACCTCGAGACCCGGATCGATTACTGA
- a CDS encoding NCS2 family permease, whose amino-acid sequence MAITDHSQPQPRDTGKSRGANAGSPPPGGGPASAVVDKFFRITERGSTLSREFRGGIVTFFTMAYIVILNPLILGGFGPDAAPVDAAGGWLPAAQVGAMTGLTAGAMTILFGLVANLPFGLAAGLGINSFLAVSVIQDVTWPEAMGLVVINGVLIVIFGLTGIRTAIFRAIPKDLKAAITVGIGLFITFIGFVDSGFVTRTPGGPPVQLGDGGSIVSVPTIIFVVGLLIMGALVARGVQGGILIGIVVATALAAVVEAVFKIGPASDANPHGWHLNSPVLSGQIVAVPDLSLAGEFDLFGAFSRIGVLAATMLVFTLVFTNFFDAMGTMTGLAKNAGLAHKDGTFPRLKAAFVVEGLGAVAGGMGSSSSNTVYVDSAAGIGEGARTGLAAVVTGALFLVSMFFTPLTSVVPIEVAAAALVLVGTLMCTQIREINFKKFSTALPSFLTLVTMPLTYSIANGIGVGFIAWVVINTAAGRYKKIHPLMWVVAVGFLVYFARGPITVFLE is encoded by the coding sequence ATGGCTATCACCGATCACTCGCAGCCGCAGCCGCGGGACACCGGCAAGAGCCGCGGGGCCAACGCCGGTTCCCCGCCCCCCGGTGGCGGGCCCGCGAGCGCCGTTGTCGACAAGTTCTTCCGCATCACCGAGCGCGGATCCACGCTGTCGCGCGAATTCCGCGGCGGCATCGTCACGTTCTTCACGATGGCCTACATCGTGATCCTCAACCCGCTCATCCTGGGCGGGTTCGGCCCCGACGCGGCCCCGGTCGATGCGGCCGGCGGCTGGCTCCCGGCCGCGCAGGTCGGGGCCATGACGGGCCTGACCGCCGGCGCGATGACCATCCTCTTCGGCCTCGTCGCGAACCTGCCGTTTGGCCTCGCCGCCGGCCTCGGCATCAACTCCTTCCTGGCCGTCTCCGTGATCCAGGACGTCACCTGGCCCGAGGCCATGGGCCTCGTCGTCATCAACGGCGTGCTGATCGTCATTTTCGGGCTGACGGGCATCCGGACAGCGATCTTCCGGGCGATCCCCAAGGACCTCAAGGCCGCCATCACCGTCGGCATCGGCCTGTTCATCACGTTCATCGGGTTCGTCGATTCCGGCTTCGTGACCCGCACGCCCGGCGGTCCACCCGTCCAGTTGGGCGACGGCGGCTCCATCGTCTCCGTGCCGACGATTATCTTCGTCGTCGGGCTGCTCATCATGGGCGCGCTCGTGGCTCGCGGCGTCCAGGGCGGGATCCTCATTGGCATCGTCGTCGCCACCGCGCTCGCCGCGGTCGTCGAGGCCGTGTTCAAGATCGGTCCGGCCTCCGACGCCAACCCCCACGGCTGGCACCTGAACTCCCCGGTGCTCTCGGGGCAGATCGTCGCGGTGCCTGACCTGAGCCTGGCGGGCGAGTTCGACCTGTTCGGCGCGTTTTCGCGGATCGGCGTGCTGGCCGCGACGATGCTCGTCTTCACGCTGGTCTTCACCAACTTCTTCGACGCCATGGGTACGATGACCGGCCTCGCGAAGAACGCCGGGCTGGCCCACAAGGACGGCACGTTCCCGCGCCTGAAGGCGGCGTTCGTCGTCGAGGGCCTCGGCGCCGTCGCCGGCGGCATGGGCTCCTCGTCCTCGAACACGGTCTACGTGGATTCGGCCGCCGGTATCGGCGAGGGCGCCCGCACCGGGCTCGCCGCCGTGGTCACCGGGGCGTTGTTCCTCGTCTCGATGTTCTTCACGCCGCTGACTTCGGTGGTCCCCATCGAGGTCGCCGCCGCAGCTCTGGTGCTGGTCGGCACACTCATGTGCACGCAGATCCGCGAGATCAATTTCAAGAAGTTCTCGACAGCTCTGCCGTCGTTCCTGACGCTGGTGACGATGCCGCTGACCTACTCGATCGCCAACGGCATCGGCGTCGGCTTCATCGCGTGGGTCGTCATCAACACCGCTGCCGGCCGCTACAAGAAGATCCACCCGCTGATGTGGGTCGTGGCCGTCGGATTCCTGGTCTACTTCGCGCGCGGACCCATCACGGTCTTCCTCGAGTAG
- a CDS encoding xanthine dehydrogenase small subunit, with protein sequence MTAQTTQESRCRITVNGTAREFDGPTHTNALDFLRGEGLIGAKEGCAEGECGACAILVARADGDGTRWTALNACLLPAAALDGQEIVTSEGLGEPGDLHPVQDQMARLGGSQCGYCTPGFVCSMAAEYYRPERAEAAHAANTDDDGDHHCGPNGFDVHSLSGNLCRCTGYRPIRDAAFALGTPDTDDGLAARRAAPAPAPAFTDLAGADTPTGETGRYRRPASLADALRILGEEPEALVVAGGTDWGVEVNIKGARARSVVAIDRLAELRRIEIADGFIELGAACTLSELERELAGRVPLLGKLFPQFASRLIRNGATIGGNLGTSSPIGDTPPALLALDAELVLTSLEGRRTVPLGEYFTGYRQTVRAPGELITSILIPTPLAPMTSFQKIAKRRFDDISSVAIGYAVAVDDGVITRARIGLGGVAATPLRAVATEAALEGRPWSLETVRAAAEVMAGEGTPMDDHRASAKYRTAMLASSLERFYAEQLTLAGHGRGE encoded by the coding sequence ATGACCGCGCAGACAACTCAAGAATCCCGATGCCGGATCACGGTCAACGGGACCGCCCGCGAATTCGACGGCCCGACGCACACCAACGCCCTGGACTTCCTCCGCGGTGAGGGCCTCATCGGCGCCAAGGAGGGGTGCGCCGAAGGCGAGTGCGGGGCGTGCGCGATCCTCGTCGCCCGCGCCGACGGCGACGGCACCCGGTGGACGGCGCTCAACGCGTGCCTGCTGCCCGCCGCCGCGCTCGACGGCCAAGAGATCGTCACCTCCGAGGGGCTGGGCGAACCGGGCGACCTGCACCCTGTCCAGGACCAGATGGCCCGTCTCGGGGGTTCCCAGTGCGGCTACTGCACCCCGGGCTTCGTCTGCAGCATGGCCGCCGAGTACTACCGGCCCGAGCGCGCCGAGGCCGCGCACGCGGCGAACACGGACGACGACGGCGACCACCACTGCGGCCCCAACGGGTTCGATGTGCACTCGCTCTCGGGCAACCTGTGCCGGTGCACCGGCTACCGGCCGATCCGCGACGCGGCCTTCGCTCTCGGGACCCCGGACACCGACGACGGTCTCGCCGCCCGCCGCGCCGCGCCGGCCCCCGCGCCCGCGTTCACGGACCTCGCCGGGGCCGACACGCCGACGGGGGAGACCGGCCGCTACCGCCGGCCGGCATCCCTCGCCGACGCCCTGCGGATCCTGGGCGAGGAGCCGGAAGCGCTCGTCGTCGCCGGCGGCACCGACTGGGGCGTCGAGGTCAACATCAAGGGCGCCCGCGCCCGCTCGGTCGTCGCGATCGACCGGCTCGCGGAACTGCGCCGGATCGAGATCGCCGACGGCTTCATCGAACTCGGGGCCGCGTGCACGCTGAGCGAGCTCGAACGCGAGCTCGCGGGCAGAGTCCCGCTGCTCGGCAAACTGTTCCCCCAGTTCGCGTCCCGCCTCATCCGCAACGGGGCGACCATCGGCGGCAACCTCGGCACGAGCTCGCCCATCGGCGACACCCCGCCGGCGCTGCTCGCGCTCGACGCGGAGCTCGTCCTCACCTCCCTTGAGGGGCGCAGGACCGTTCCGCTGGGTGAGTACTTCACGGGCTACCGGCAGACCGTGCGCGCACCCGGCGAGCTCATCACCTCGATCCTGATCCCGACGCCGCTCGCGCCGATGACGTCCTTCCAGAAGATCGCCAAGCGGCGCTTCGACGACATCTCCTCCGTCGCGATCGGCTACGCCGTGGCGGTCGACGACGGCGTCATCACCCGGGCGCGCATCGGGCTCGGCGGCGTCGCCGCCACGCCCCTGCGGGCCGTGGCCACGGAGGCCGCGCTCGAAGGCCGGCCGTGGAGCCTCGAGACCGTCCGCGCGGCGGCGGAGGTCATGGCGGGAGAAGGGACCCCGATGGACGACCACCGCGCCAGTGCGAAGTACCGCACCGCGATGCTCGCGTCCTCCCTCGAGCGGTTCTACGCCGAACAACTGACACTTGCCGGCCACGGAAGAGGGGAATGA
- the xdhB gene encoding xanthine dehydrogenase molybdopterin binding subunit, whose product MSHLSQRPAGAVVGEARPHESAIEHVTGTALYTDDLGHRMVGLLHAYPVQSTHAHARILNLDTSPAEAVPGVVRIITAADIPGVNDQGAKHDEPMLPVDEVMFYGQPVAWVLGEDLEAAKAGAAVVVLDCEPLASLVTIRDAIEAGSYHGISPVIDKGDPDGAFAEAPHVFEGEFEFAGQEHFYLETQNSLAYVDEGGQIMINCSTQHPTETQDIVSHVLDVPAHQVTVQVLRMGGGFGGKEMQPHGYAALAALGATLTGRPVRVRLNRTLDITMTGKRHGFHSAWKIAFDDDGRILALDATLTADGGWSLDLSEPVLTRAMCHIDNAYWVPNIRVKGRVAKCHKTSQTAFRGFGGPQGMLVMEDILGRVAPALRISARELRRRNFYVEGQDTPYYQPVRHPDRIEAAWSQVLESADVAHREEQIAEFNARSEHKKRALALTPVKFGISFNLTAFNQAGALVLVYKDGSVLINHGGTEMGQGLHTKMLQVAATTLGVPLSRVRLAPTRTDKVPNTSATAASSGSDLNGGAVKDACEQIQGRLAQVAAIKLGVPAHEIRFEGGVVRGLSASETLDWDELVRAAYFQRIQLSAAGFYRTEGLHWDLSSMRGEPFKYFSYGVAASEVEVDRFDGSYTLRRVDIVHDVGDSLSPLIDLGQIEGGFVQGAGWMTLEDLRWDTSEKPTRGRLATQAASTYKIPSLSEMPEVFNVALLQKAHEEGAVYGSKAVGEPPLMLAFSVREALRQAVAAFGAPGHSVDLASPATPEAVFWAVEAARERAGARANTAESSEGAARGVAASMP is encoded by the coding sequence ATGAGCCACCTGTCCCAGCGCCCCGCCGGCGCCGTCGTCGGCGAGGCCCGCCCGCACGAGTCCGCGATCGAGCACGTCACCGGCACCGCCCTCTACACCGACGACCTCGGCCACCGAATGGTCGGGCTCCTGCACGCCTACCCCGTGCAGTCCACGCACGCCCACGCGAGGATCCTCAACCTGGACACCTCACCTGCGGAGGCCGTCCCCGGCGTCGTCCGGATCATCACCGCCGCCGACATCCCCGGCGTGAACGACCAGGGCGCCAAGCACGATGAGCCGATGCTGCCGGTCGACGAGGTGATGTTCTACGGGCAGCCGGTCGCGTGGGTGCTCGGCGAAGATCTCGAAGCGGCCAAGGCCGGCGCCGCCGTCGTCGTGCTCGACTGCGAACCGCTCGCGTCCCTCGTGACGATCCGCGACGCGATCGAGGCCGGCAGCTACCACGGCATCAGCCCAGTCATCGACAAGGGCGACCCCGACGGCGCCTTCGCCGAGGCGCCGCACGTCTTCGAGGGCGAGTTCGAGTTCGCCGGCCAGGAGCACTTCTACCTCGAGACCCAGAACTCCCTGGCCTACGTGGACGAGGGCGGGCAGATCATGATCAACTGCTCCACCCAGCACCCCACGGAGACCCAGGACATCGTCTCCCACGTGCTCGACGTGCCCGCCCACCAGGTCACCGTGCAGGTGCTGCGCATGGGCGGCGGGTTCGGCGGCAAGGAGATGCAGCCCCACGGGTACGCTGCGCTCGCCGCCCTCGGCGCCACCCTGACGGGCCGGCCCGTGCGCGTGCGCCTGAACCGGACGCTCGACATCACGATGACGGGCAAGCGGCACGGCTTCCACTCGGCGTGGAAGATCGCCTTCGACGACGACGGGAGGATCCTCGCGCTCGACGCGACGCTCACCGCCGACGGCGGCTGGAGCCTGGACCTCTCGGAGCCGGTGCTCACGCGGGCGATGTGCCACATCGACAACGCCTACTGGGTCCCGAACATCCGGGTGAAGGGCCGCGTCGCCAAGTGCCACAAGACCTCGCAGACCGCTTTCCGCGGGTTCGGCGGGCCGCAGGGCATGCTCGTCATGGAGGACATCCTCGGCCGCGTGGCACCGGCGCTCAGGATCAGCGCGCGCGAGCTGCGACGTCGTAATTTCTACGTCGAGGGCCAGGACACGCCTTACTACCAGCCCGTGCGCCACCCCGACCGGATCGAGGCCGCCTGGTCGCAGGTGCTCGAATCGGCCGACGTGGCCCACCGCGAGGAGCAGATCGCCGAGTTCAACGCCCGCAGCGAGCACAAGAAGCGAGCTCTGGCGCTCACTCCGGTGAAGTTCGGCATCTCCTTCAACCTGACCGCATTCAACCAGGCCGGAGCGCTGGTCCTCGTCTACAAAGACGGCTCGGTGCTGATCAACCACGGCGGCACCGAGATGGGACAGGGTCTGCACACGAAGATGCTGCAGGTCGCGGCCACGACGCTGGGGGTCCCCCTGTCGCGCGTGCGGCTGGCGCCGACCCGCACCGACAAGGTGCCCAACACGTCGGCGACCGCGGCCAGCTCCGGCAGCGATCTCAACGGCGGGGCCGTCAAGGACGCGTGCGAGCAGATCCAGGGCCGGCTCGCGCAGGTCGCGGCCATCAAACTCGGGGTCCCCGCGCACGAGATCCGCTTCGAGGGCGGCGTCGTCCGCGGGCTGAGCGCGAGTGAGACGCTCGACTGGGACGAACTCGTGCGGGCGGCGTACTTCCAGCGCATCCAGCTCTCGGCGGCCGGTTTCTACCGGACGGAGGGGCTGCACTGGGACCTGAGCAGCATGCGCGGGGAGCCGTTCAAGTACTTCTCCTACGGCGTCGCCGCGAGCGAGGTCGAGGTCGACCGCTTCGACGGCTCCTACACGCTGCGCCGGGTCGACATCGTGCACGACGTCGGCGACTCGCTCTCGCCGCTCATCGACCTGGGGCAGATCGAAGGCGGTTTCGTCCAGGGCGCCGGGTGGATGACGCTAGAGGACCTGCGCTGGGACACGAGCGAGAAGCCCACCCGTGGCCGGCTCGCGACCCAGGCGGCGAGCACGTACAAGATCCCCAGCCTCTCCGAGATGCCGGAGGTCTTCAACGTTGCGCTGCTGCAGAAGGCCCATGAGGAGGGCGCCGTCTATGGTTCCAAGGCCGTCGGCGAGCCTCCGCTGATGCTGGCGTTCTCCGTCCGCGAGGCGCTCCGGCAGGCCGTGGCGGCCTTCGGCGCTCCGGGGCATTCCGTCGACCTCGCCTCGCCAGCGACTCCGGAGGCCGTGTTCTGGGCCGTCGAGGCCGCGCGCGAGCGGGCCGGCGCACGCGCGAATACGGCCGAGTCCTCCGAGGGCGCTGCGCGCGGGGTCGCGGCGTCGATGCCATGA
- the xdhC gene encoding xanthine dehydrogenase accessory protein XdhC yields MTWMDVVSELRRDRRPAVLVTVAAVRGHAPREAGAKMVVTAEEVFETIGGGNLEMTAVTRARELLSAPAPGPEMMTLRLNDKAPAKYGRQCCGGEVTVLLEPLAVPTTIAIFGIGNVGLELARILSRHDVDLHLSDFRPEYLDGLGVLEPAVARIHPEPAVVGEEVIGRLPAGSHVLIMTHDHAEDFHLCDAALRHPGLASIGLIGSSAKWTRFRKNLAESGHEESAIDRIDCPIGLPDLPGKLPATIAVSVAAELLKQISSDRAEVPS; encoded by the coding sequence ATGACCTGGATGGACGTCGTCTCCGAGCTCCGCCGCGACCGGCGGCCGGCGGTCCTCGTGACCGTGGCCGCCGTCCGCGGGCACGCACCGCGGGAGGCCGGGGCGAAAATGGTCGTGACCGCCGAGGAGGTCTTCGAGACGATCGGCGGGGGCAACCTCGAGATGACCGCGGTGACTCGGGCGCGGGAGCTGCTCTCCGCGCCCGCTCCCGGGCCCGAGATGATGACGCTGCGGCTCAACGACAAGGCCCCCGCCAAGTACGGGCGGCAGTGCTGCGGAGGGGAGGTGACCGTCTTGCTCGAACCCCTGGCGGTCCCCACGACGATCGCGATCTTCGGGATCGGCAACGTCGGGCTCGAGCTGGCGAGGATCCTCTCGCGGCACGACGTCGATCTGCACCTGAGCGACTTCCGGCCGGAGTACCTCGACGGTCTCGGGGTGCTCGAACCGGCGGTCGCCAGGATCCATCCGGAACCGGCTGTCGTCGGCGAGGAGGTGATCGGCCGGCTGCCCGCCGGCTCCCACGTGCTGATCATGACGCACGATCACGCGGAGGACTTCCACTTGTGCGACGCCGCGCTGCGCCACCCGGGGCTCGCCTCGATCGGGCTCATCGGTTCCAGTGCCAAGTGGACGCGCTTCCGCAAGAACCTCGCCGAGAGTGGGCACGAGGAGTCCGCGATCGATCGGATCGACTGTCCCATCGGTCTGCCCGATCTGCCGGGCAAGCTGCCGGCCACGATCGCCGTCAGCGTCGCCGCCGAGCTGCTCAAGCAGATCTCCAGCGATCGCGCCGAGGTCCCGTCGTGA
- a CDS encoding helix-turn-helix transcriptional regulator gives MTPSDWTRSTTPAGGQPDDDAVDVIALGRRLRHARKNRGLTLDGLGELVGAAPSQLSLIENGKREPKLSLLRQLAAAVGTTVDELLASAPPNRRAALEIELERAQRGPLYESLGLPRVRVSTRLPLDVLESLVGLQRELERRLEEQAATPEEARRANTEIRAEMRKCNNYYPELERQAQELLDAVGHTSGPLSHHVAADLADHLGFSLRFVNNLPHSTRSLTDLKNRRIFLTHGGQTDHDPRSVLLQALGHYVLGHETPADYSEFLRQRVYTNYFAAALLMPQRQTVDFLQRAKSAKELAIEDLRDAFAVSYESAAHRFTNLATEHLGLTTHFQKVHASGIIHKAYENDGVNFPSDHLGAIEGQTICRSWTSRVVFDVPDKFRAYEQYTDTVAGTFWCTARTERHSAGLFSLSIGVPFEHVKWFRGRDTTERSQSKCPDDSCCRRPPAGLAAAWEGQAWPAARANTHLLAAMPSGAFPGVDETEVYRFLEAHPD, from the coding sequence ATGACCCCCTCAGACTGGACGCGCAGCACGACGCCGGCGGGAGGCCAGCCGGACGACGACGCCGTCGACGTCATCGCGCTCGGCCGCCGGCTGCGGCACGCCCGCAAGAACCGCGGCCTGACGCTTGACGGCCTCGGCGAGCTCGTGGGGGCCGCACCGAGCCAGCTGAGCCTCATCGAGAACGGCAAGCGGGAGCCGAAGCTGAGCCTGCTGCGCCAGCTCGCGGCCGCCGTCGGGACGACCGTCGACGAACTGCTCGCCTCGGCGCCGCCGAACCGGCGAGCGGCCCTCGAGATCGAGCTCGAGCGCGCCCAGCGCGGCCCGCTCTACGAGTCACTCGGTCTGCCCCGGGTGCGCGTCTCGACGCGGCTGCCGCTCGATGTGCTCGAGTCTCTCGTGGGCCTGCAGCGCGAGCTCGAACGCCGGCTCGAGGAGCAGGCCGCGACGCCTGAGGAGGCCCGCCGCGCCAACACGGAGATCCGGGCCGAGATGCGCAAGTGCAACAACTACTACCCGGAGCTCGAGCGGCAGGCGCAGGAGCTGCTCGACGCCGTCGGGCACACCTCGGGCCCGCTGTCGCACCACGTGGCCGCGGACCTGGCTGACCACCTGGGCTTCAGCCTGCGCTTCGTCAACAACCTGCCGCACTCGACCCGATCGCTCACGGACCTGAAGAACCGCCGGATCTTCCTCACGCACGGCGGCCAGACCGACCACGACCCGCGCTCGGTGCTGCTGCAGGCCCTCGGCCACTACGTGCTCGGCCATGAGACCCCCGCGGACTACTCCGAGTTCCTGCGTCAGCGCGTCTACACGAACTATTTCGCCGCGGCCCTGCTCATGCCGCAGCGGCAGACCGTCGACTTTCTCCAGCGTGCCAAGTCGGCGAAGGAGCTGGCGATCGAGGACCTGCGCGACGCGTTCGCCGTCTCCTACGAGTCGGCCGCGCACCGCTTCACTAACTTGGCGACTGAGCACCTGGGGCTCACGACCCATTTCCAGAAGGTGCACGCCTCCGGCATCATCCACAAGGCCTATGAGAACGACGGCGTGAATTTCCCGTCCGACCACCTCGGCGCCATCGAGGGCCAGACGATCTGCCGCTCCTGGACCAGTCGCGTGGTCTTCGACGTGCCCGACAAGTTCCGCGCCTACGAGCAGTACACCGACACCGTCGCCGGGACGTTTTGGTGCACGGCTCGCACGGAGCGTCACTCCGCCGGGCTGTTCTCGCTCTCCATCGGGGTCCCGTTCGAGCATGTGAAGTGGTTCCGTGGTCGCGACACGACGGAGCGCAGCCAGTCCAAGTGCCCTGACGACTCGTGCTGCCGCCGCCCGCCGGCGGGCCTGGCTGCCGCCTGGGAGGGGCAGGCCTGGCCGGCCGCGCGCGCCAACACGCACCTGCTCGCCGCGATGCCTTCGGGTGCGTTCCCGGGCGTGGACGAAACCGAGGTCTACCGCTTCCTCGAGGCGCACCCCGACTGA